In the genome of Vanacampus margaritifer isolate UIUO_Vmar chromosome 1, RoL_Vmar_1.0, whole genome shotgun sequence, one region contains:
- the LOC144035668 gene encoding muscarinic acetylcholine receptor M4-like encodes MSNISDGVGGLLPFWNFNESSLNKSSDMFANTTCNVSTNDSVFCSPADDDAGAASPYKAVEMFFIALVTGSLSLVTVTGNILVMLSIKVNRHLQTVNNYFLFSLACADLIIGVFSMNLYTVYIIVGYWPLGPVVCDLWLALDYVVSNASVMNLLIISFDRYFCVTKPLTYPARRTTKMAGLMIAAAWILSFILWAPAILFWQFIVGQRTVPPGECYIQFLSNPAVTFGTAIAAFYLPVIIMTVLYIHISLASRSRVSKHKPDKKEKKASKAPSMTKSHMLKQNNNNETSPKNSPRMSPKLSLDSTTTVEEAVKNGRVGAAKADGPQPPAQPSPGLTTQEEKESSNDSSTAFIPPTEPKASNDVIPDAPTNSNPVPASLTNPCMSKINATSRWSKIKIVTKQAGDECITAIEIVPPVEGVERHSIPISRPRTVARKFASIARSQVKRKRQMAAREKKVTKTIFAILLAFIITWTPYNVMVLISTFCQSCVPDTVWAIGYWLCYVNSTINPACYALCNATFKKTFKNLLLCQYKNIGTR; translated from the exons AATCCTCCCTCAACAAGTCCAGCGACATGTTTGCCAACACAACGTGCAACGTGTCCACAAATGATTCGGTGTTCTGCTCGCCAGCGGACGACGACGCGGGAGCCGCAAGTCCATACAAAGCCGTCGAGATGTTTTTTATCGCCCTGGTCACTGGCTCGCTGAGCCTCGTCACCGTCACGGGGAACATTTTAGTCATGCTGTCCATCAAAGTCAACCGCCACTTGCAAACTGTCAACAACTATTTCTTGTTCTCATTGGCATGTGCTGACTTGATCATTGGTGTGTTCAGCATGAATTTATACACTGTTTACATCATCGTTGGATACTGGCCCCTGGGACCCGTGGTTTGTGACCTGTGGCTTGCTTTAGATTACGTAGTGTCCAACGCATCGGTGATGAACTTGTTGATTATCAGCTTTGACCGCTACTTTTGCGTGACCAAGCCCCTCACATACCCCGCCAGAAGGACCACTAAGATGGCGGGCTTGATGATTGCGGCTGCCTGGATCTTATCCTTCATCCTTTGGGCCCCTGCCATCTTGTTCTGGCAATTCATCGTCGGGCAGAGGACAGTACCACCTGGAGAGTGTTACATTCAG TTCCTGTCGAACCCTGCGGTGACGTTTGGCACAGCTATAGCAGCATTCTATCTCCCAGTCATAATTATGACCGTGCTGTACATTCACATCTCGCTGGCATCCAGGAGCAGGGTTTCCAAACATAAACCCgacaagaaggagaaaaaagcctcaaa AGCACCCAGCATGACTAAGAGCCACATGCTAAAgcagaacaacaacaatgaaaccAGTCCAAAGAACAGTCCCCGCATGAGTCCCAAGCTCAGTTTGGACTCGACAACCACTGTTGAAGAGGCTGTGAAGAACGGCAGGGTGGGTGCAGCCAAAGCAGATGGACCACAGCCACCGGCCCAACCCAGTCCCGGACTCACAACACAg GAGGAAAAGGAGAGCTCCAATGATTCGTCCACAGCTTTTATTCCCCCAACAGAACCAAAGGCCAGCAATGACGTGATACCTGAT gCTCCAACTAATTCTAACCCAGTTCCAGCAAGTCTGACAAATCCTTGCATGTCCAAAATCAATGCCACCTCAAGGTGGTCCAAGATAAAGATCGTAACCAAGCAGGCGGGGGATGAATGCATCACAGCCATCGAGATCGTTCCGCCCGTGGAGGGAGTCGAGAGGCATTCCATCCCCATCAGCCGCCCCAGGACGGTCGCGAGGAAGTTTGCAAGCATCGCTCGGAGCCAAGTCAAGCGCAAAAGACAGATGGCCGCCAGGGAAAAGAAA GTGACCAAGACGATCTTTGCCATCTTGCTGGCTTTCATCATAACGTGGACCCCGTATAACGTGATGGTGCTGATCTCCACCTTCTGCCAGTCGTGCGTTCCCGACACCGTGTGGGCCATCGGCTACTGGCTGTGCTATGTCAACTCCACCATCAACCCGGCTTGTTACGCCCTCTGCAACGCCACCTTCAAAAAGACTTTTAAGAACCTGCTGCTGTGCCAATACAAGAACATTGGCACAAGATGA